The Candidatus Poribacteria bacterium genome has a window encoding:
- a CDS encoding DUF1858 domain-containing protein yields MEPLCIELITKDMSADAVLRKYRRCIWVFTRHGLLCPLCANASHETIEQAARAKRIDLRKLLMELNIAAGLIPSNAASMREVLDGQD; encoded by the coding sequence ATGGAACCCCTCTGTATTGAACTCATAACCAAAGATATGTCGGCGGATGCCGTCCTGAGAAAATACCGTCGATGCATTTGGGTCTTTACGCGTCACGGACTCCTGTGTCCGCTGTGTGCCAATGCCAGTCACGAGACGATCGAACAGGCTGCCAGAGCCAAAAGGATCGATCTGAGAAAATTACTTATGGAACTGAACATAGCGGCGGGTCTTATCCCCAGCAATGCGGCATCGATGAGGGAGGTGTTGGATGGACAAGATTAA